A window of Argopecten irradians isolate NY chromosome 1, Ai_NY, whole genome shotgun sequence contains these coding sequences:
- the LOC138323932 gene encoding cold shock domain-containing protein E1-like isoform X2, translating to MSAVRKMNSPQWKNFQPPAQDPAILSYQQGSNIVSPILSPTSPTSTSNIRETGLIEKLLHSYGFIQCCDREARLFFHFSEYAGDINTVKIGDAVEFQMSCDRRTGRPIACSIGRIDKDEVSFEVLSEERFTGSIVQEARPVKNKNGCVIGQADGLGRVTYEHNGEWFFLPYGLEDVVETANAYKIKSGDTVTFYIATDKRNANIHARKLEVISVPTVQSRCQGVVCSMKDSFGFIERADMVKEIFFHYSEYKGDINELILGDDVDFDVQTRNGKEVAVNISSLPEGTVIFEDIGLDKIVGKVIKTLKNGRRQSDPLGGRISYEGPKGVTEMPFGDKDQIGDYSLCQGDVVEFKVATDRRDKLQRATSICLMESETFEQNKEKRETGVIVSLKDGYGFIHCAERDSRMFFHFSEILNGEKDVKPQEEVEFTVTQDLSTPDRLMAIRIKYLPKGSVNFTHVRPEKYIGTIEPKNKDSDCGNIIFDFEGTIQQVPYQLKDLVDPRSPPRYGDKVEFNLAEIKRNNTRGAVNVRVLFRNVASKCLGFVATLKENYGFIESADHEKEIFFHFSSFDGDPTELDLADEVEYTVTRKNAKVSAENIRRAPKGTIPMEEILQDQGMLKGKIVRPMRIVNPEQEEYCGLVQVDAADEGAQPVCYPYGITSLADKRDFLQTADAVKFQLAACKNGATRAVNIAAVRKYIRARVDSVKGQFGFINYEAAEEGKKLFFHMTEVHDGVEIQAGDEVEFVVVQNQRNKKYSACSVRKITSRQRPERLVSRLKSINDDMISPRLVAVRQPKGPDGTKGFAPRIPLPHQPTV from the exons atgtcagcTGTAAGAAAAATGAACAGTCCTCAGTGGAAG AATTTCCAGCCGCCCGCACAGGATCCTGCCATTCTATCCTATCAGCAAGGTTCAAACATTGTTAGTCCTATACTATCACCTACTTCACCAACCAGTACAAGCAACATCAGAGAAACTGGACTGATAGAGAAACTACTACACTCGTATGGATTCATCCAATGTTGTGACAGGGAGGCAAGGCTGTTTTTTCACTTCAGTGAATATGCTGGTGACATCAACACGGTAAAAATTGGAG ATGCTGTTGAATTCCAGATGAGCTGTGACCGCAGAACAGGACGTCCCATTGCATGCTCAATAGGTAGAATAGATAAGGACGAGGTATCATTTGAGGTGCTGAGCGAGGAGAGGTTTACAGGATCCATTGTGCAGGAAGCAAGACCAGTTAAGAACAAAAAT GGTTGTGTTATCGGACAAGCAGATGGGCTAGGACGAGTAACATATGAACACAACGGTGAATGGTTCTTTTTACCATATGGACTTGAAGATGTAGTTGAAACTGCAAATGCATACAAGATCAAAAGTGGAGACACTGTTACATTCTACATAGCTACAGATaaaag AAATGCGAACATACATGCCAGGAAGTTGGAGGTGATTTCCGTTCCTACAGTACAATCACGATGTCAGGGTGTGGTTTGCTCAATGAAGGACTCCTTTGGCTTTATAGAACGAGCAGATATGGTCAAAGAAATCTTTTTCCACTACAGTGAATACAAAGGAGACATCAACGAGCTCATACTCGGAGATGATGTAGATTTTGATGTTCAAACTAGAAAc GGTAAAGAAGTTGCAGTCAATATTTCTAGTCTTCCCGAAGGTACAGTCATATTTGAGGATATTGGTTTAGATAAGATCGTAGGCAAAGTTATCAAGACTCTGAAAAATGGTCGTCGACAAAGTGACCCACTTGGAGGAAGGATCAGCTATGAAGGTCCAAAAGG CGTAACAGAGATGCCATTTGGAGACAAGGATCAGATAGGTGACTACAGCCTTTGTCAGGGTGATGTGGTGGAATTTAAGGTGGCCACAGATCGACGAGACAAACTCCAGCGGGCTACCTCCATCTGTCTTATGGAGAGTGAAACATTCGAACAGAACAAAGAAAAAAGGGAAACG GGAGTTATTGTAAGCCTGAAGGACGGTTATGGTTTCATTCACTGTGCGGAAAGGGATTCTCGAATGTTTTTTCACTTCAGCGAAATATTAAATGGTGAAAAAGATGTAAAGCCTCAGGAGGAAGTGGAATTTACAGTGACTCAG GACCTATCTACTCCGGATCGACTGATGGCCATTCGTATCAAATATCTCCCTAAAGGCAGTGTCAACTTCACACATGTCCGTCCAGAGAAATACATAGGCACCATAGAAC CCAAGAACAAAGATTCAGACTGTGGAAACATAATTTTCGACTTTGAAGGAACAATTCAGCAGGTACCTTACCAGCTGAAGGACCTAGTGGACCCCAGGTCCCCTCCCAGATATGGTGACAAG gtGGAATTTAACCTTGCTGAGATCAAGAGGAACAACACTCGAGGTGCTGTGAATGTGAGGGTGCTATTCAGAAACGTGGCCAGTAAATGCCTAGGATTTGTAGCAACACTCAAAGAAAACTATGGCTTCATTGAAAGTGCTGATCATGAGAAAGAAATCTTCTTTCATTTTAG CTCTTTTGATGGCGATCCCACAGAACTGGACCTAGCAGATGAGGTAGAATATACTGTCACAAGGAAAAATGCCAAAGTCAGCGCAGAAAATATCCGCAGGGCACCCAAGGGGACAATTCCCATGGAGGAGATCCTGCAAGACCAGGGTATGCTGAAGGGAAAGATTGTCCGACCTATGAGAATTGTCAACCCAGAACAGGAGGAGTACTGCGGCCTCGTCCAGGTGGACGCTGCTGACGAGGGAGCTCAGCCGGTCTGCTATCCCTATGGTATCACAAGTCTAGCTGACAAAAGAGATTTCTTGCAAACTGCAGATGCGGTCAAGTTTCAGCTGGCTGCTTGTAAAAACGGCGCCACTCGAGCTGTAAACATTGCTGCTGTCCGCAAGTACATCCGGGCCAGGGTTGACTCCGTCAAAGGACAG tttGGCTTCATTAACTATGAAGCAGCAGAGGAGGGAAAGAAGCTGTTTTTCCACATGACCGAGGTCCATGATGGGGTGGAAATACAAGCTGGGGATGAGGTGGAATTTGTTGTCGTACAAAATCAACGCAACAAGAAGTATTCAGCTTGTAGTGTCAGAAAGATCAC GAGTCGACAGCGTCCTGAGCGCCTAGTGAGTAGGCTGAAGAGTATCAATGATGATATGATTAGTCCTCGCCTGGTTGCTGTCCGACAGCCAAAAGGTCCCGATGGAACGAAGGGATTTGCACCTCGCATTCCACTTCCACACCAGCCAACTGTGTAG
- the LOC138323932 gene encoding cold shock domain-containing protein E1-like isoform X1, translating into MSAVRKMNSPQWKNFQPPAQDPAILSYQQGSNIVSPILSPTSPTSTSNIRETGLIEKLLHSYGFIQCCDREARLFFHFSEYAGDINTVKIGDAVEFQMSCDRRTGRPIACSIGRIDKDEVSFEVLSEERFTGSIVQEARPVKNKNGCVIGQADGLGRVTYEHNGEWFFLPYGLEDVVETANAYKIKSGDTVTFYIATDKRNANIHARKLEVISVPTVQSRCQGVVCSMKDSFGFIERADMVKEIFFHYSEYKGDINELILGDDVDFDVQTRNGKEVAVNISSLPEGTVIFEDIGLDKIVGKVIKTLKNGRRQSDPLGGRISYEGPKGVTEMPFGDKDQIGDYSLCQGDVVEFKVATDRRDKLQRATSICLMESETFEQNKEKRETGVIVSLKDGYGFIHCAERDSRMFFHFSEILNGEKDVKPQEEVEFTVTQDLSTPDRLMAIRIKYLPKGSVNFTHVRPEKYIGTIEREPALNSGPTKNKDSDCGNIIFDFEGTIQQVPYQLKDLVDPRSPPRYGDKVEFNLAEIKRNNTRGAVNVRVLFRNVASKCLGFVATLKENYGFIESADHEKEIFFHFSSFDGDPTELDLADEVEYTVTRKNAKVSAENIRRAPKGTIPMEEILQDQGMLKGKIVRPMRIVNPEQEEYCGLVQVDAADEGAQPVCYPYGITSLADKRDFLQTADAVKFQLAACKNGATRAVNIAAVRKYIRARVDSVKGQFGFINYEAAEEGKKLFFHMTEVHDGVEIQAGDEVEFVVVQNQRNKKYSACSVRKITSRQRPERLVSRLKSINDDMISPRLVAVRQPKGPDGTKGFAPRIPLPHQPTV; encoded by the exons atgtcagcTGTAAGAAAAATGAACAGTCCTCAGTGGAAG AATTTCCAGCCGCCCGCACAGGATCCTGCCATTCTATCCTATCAGCAAGGTTCAAACATTGTTAGTCCTATACTATCACCTACTTCACCAACCAGTACAAGCAACATCAGAGAAACTGGACTGATAGAGAAACTACTACACTCGTATGGATTCATCCAATGTTGTGACAGGGAGGCAAGGCTGTTTTTTCACTTCAGTGAATATGCTGGTGACATCAACACGGTAAAAATTGGAG ATGCTGTTGAATTCCAGATGAGCTGTGACCGCAGAACAGGACGTCCCATTGCATGCTCAATAGGTAGAATAGATAAGGACGAGGTATCATTTGAGGTGCTGAGCGAGGAGAGGTTTACAGGATCCATTGTGCAGGAAGCAAGACCAGTTAAGAACAAAAAT GGTTGTGTTATCGGACAAGCAGATGGGCTAGGACGAGTAACATATGAACACAACGGTGAATGGTTCTTTTTACCATATGGACTTGAAGATGTAGTTGAAACTGCAAATGCATACAAGATCAAAAGTGGAGACACTGTTACATTCTACATAGCTACAGATaaaag AAATGCGAACATACATGCCAGGAAGTTGGAGGTGATTTCCGTTCCTACAGTACAATCACGATGTCAGGGTGTGGTTTGCTCAATGAAGGACTCCTTTGGCTTTATAGAACGAGCAGATATGGTCAAAGAAATCTTTTTCCACTACAGTGAATACAAAGGAGACATCAACGAGCTCATACTCGGAGATGATGTAGATTTTGATGTTCAAACTAGAAAc GGTAAAGAAGTTGCAGTCAATATTTCTAGTCTTCCCGAAGGTACAGTCATATTTGAGGATATTGGTTTAGATAAGATCGTAGGCAAAGTTATCAAGACTCTGAAAAATGGTCGTCGACAAAGTGACCCACTTGGAGGAAGGATCAGCTATGAAGGTCCAAAAGG CGTAACAGAGATGCCATTTGGAGACAAGGATCAGATAGGTGACTACAGCCTTTGTCAGGGTGATGTGGTGGAATTTAAGGTGGCCACAGATCGACGAGACAAACTCCAGCGGGCTACCTCCATCTGTCTTATGGAGAGTGAAACATTCGAACAGAACAAAGAAAAAAGGGAAACG GGAGTTATTGTAAGCCTGAAGGACGGTTATGGTTTCATTCACTGTGCGGAAAGGGATTCTCGAATGTTTTTTCACTTCAGCGAAATATTAAATGGTGAAAAAGATGTAAAGCCTCAGGAGGAAGTGGAATTTACAGTGACTCAG GACCTATCTACTCCGGATCGACTGATGGCCATTCGTATCAAATATCTCCCTAAAGGCAGTGTCAACTTCACACATGTCCGTCCAGAGAAATACATAGGCACCATAGAACGTGAGCCTGCTTTAAACTCCGGTCCAA CCAAGAACAAAGATTCAGACTGTGGAAACATAATTTTCGACTTTGAAGGAACAATTCAGCAGGTACCTTACCAGCTGAAGGACCTAGTGGACCCCAGGTCCCCTCCCAGATATGGTGACAAG gtGGAATTTAACCTTGCTGAGATCAAGAGGAACAACACTCGAGGTGCTGTGAATGTGAGGGTGCTATTCAGAAACGTGGCCAGTAAATGCCTAGGATTTGTAGCAACACTCAAAGAAAACTATGGCTTCATTGAAAGTGCTGATCATGAGAAAGAAATCTTCTTTCATTTTAG CTCTTTTGATGGCGATCCCACAGAACTGGACCTAGCAGATGAGGTAGAATATACTGTCACAAGGAAAAATGCCAAAGTCAGCGCAGAAAATATCCGCAGGGCACCCAAGGGGACAATTCCCATGGAGGAGATCCTGCAAGACCAGGGTATGCTGAAGGGAAAGATTGTCCGACCTATGAGAATTGTCAACCCAGAACAGGAGGAGTACTGCGGCCTCGTCCAGGTGGACGCTGCTGACGAGGGAGCTCAGCCGGTCTGCTATCCCTATGGTATCACAAGTCTAGCTGACAAAAGAGATTTCTTGCAAACTGCAGATGCGGTCAAGTTTCAGCTGGCTGCTTGTAAAAACGGCGCCACTCGAGCTGTAAACATTGCTGCTGTCCGCAAGTACATCCGGGCCAGGGTTGACTCCGTCAAAGGACAG tttGGCTTCATTAACTATGAAGCAGCAGAGGAGGGAAAGAAGCTGTTTTTCCACATGACCGAGGTCCATGATGGGGTGGAAATACAAGCTGGGGATGAGGTGGAATTTGTTGTCGTACAAAATCAACGCAACAAGAAGTATTCAGCTTGTAGTGTCAGAAAGATCAC GAGTCGACAGCGTCCTGAGCGCCTAGTGAGTAGGCTGAAGAGTATCAATGATGATATGATTAGTCCTCGCCTGGTTGCTGTCCGACAGCCAAAAGGTCCCGATGGAACGAAGGGATTTGCACCTCGCATTCCACTTCCACACCAGCCAACTGTGTAG